The following are from one region of the Arcobacter defluvii genome:
- a CDS encoding nuclear transport factor 2 family protein: protein MRKMPLDILEAWMNAINTANIEKLLNLYDDHAVLIPTFSNRLLNTPDKLKDYFEKLGSREELSIALHEKTVISQEIQNQIFSLSGIYNWRFAVDGELLNFEARFSYVLDISRPKPILHHHSSQIPRML from the coding sequence ATGAGAAAAATGCCTTTAGATATTCTTGAAGCTTGGATGAATGCAATTAATACTGCTAATATAGAAAAACTACTTAACTTATATGATGATCACGCTGTATTAATTCCTACATTTTCAAATAGATTATTAAATACACCAGATAAATTAAAAGATTATTTCGAAAAATTAGGTAGTAGAGAAGAACTAAGTATTGCCCTTCATGAAAAAACTGTGATTTCTCAAGAAATTCAAAATCAAATTTTTTCATTAAGTGGTATTTATAATTGGAGATTTGCAGTTGATGGTGAATTACTAAACTTTGAAGCTCGTTTTAGTTATGTTTTAGATATTTCAAGACCTAAGCCTATTTTACATCACCATTCATCACAAATACCACGTATGTTATAA
- a CDS encoding SDR family NAD(P)-dependent oxidoreductase yields the protein MKIALITGASRGLGKNMALQLAKKSYNIIFTYNNSNNAALEVIKEIESFGQKAFAIKLNTLEVDSFDIFVEEFKNCLKLNFDTNCFDLLINNAGIGINNSFENTTLKEFDDLMNIHIKAPFFLTQKLLPYIKDNGNILNISTGLTRFSLDGFCAYATMKGAVEVMTKYQALELGKRGISVNVIAPGAIETDFGNGVVRDNEEINKLIASKIALGRVGVANDIGEAVANLVSSECKWINGQRIEISGGMCL from the coding sequence ATGAAAATAGCACTTATTACTGGTGCTAGTAGAGGTTTAGGAAAAAATATGGCTCTACAACTAGCAAAAAAATCTTATAATATAATTTTTACATACAATAATTCAAATAATGCTGCTTTAGAAGTTATAAAAGAAATAGAGAGTTTTGGGCAAAAAGCATTTGCAATAAAACTAAATACCTTAGAAGTAGACTCTTTTGATATTTTTGTAGAAGAATTTAAAAATTGTCTAAAATTAAATTTTGATACAAATTGTTTTGATTTATTGATAAACAATGCAGGAATCGGAATAAATAACTCTTTCGAAAATACAACTCTAAAAGAGTTTGATGATTTGATGAATATACATATTAAAGCACCATTTTTTTTAACTCAAAAACTACTTCCATATATCAAAGATAATGGAAATATCTTAAATATTTCAACAGGGCTTACAAGATTTAGTTTAGATGGATTTTGTGCTTATGCAACTATGAAAGGAGCGGTTGAAGTTATGACAAAGTATCAAGCTTTAGAGTTAGGGAAAAGAGGAATAAGTGTAAATGTAATAGCACCTGGAGCAATTGAGACTGATTTTGGAAATGGTGTAGTTAGGGATAATGAAGAAATAAATAAATTAATTGCTTCTAAAATTGCTTTAGGAAGAGTTGGTGTTGCAAATGATATTGGAGAAGCTGTCGCTAATTTAGTTTCATCAGAATGTAAATGGATAAATGGACAAAGAATAGAAATTTCAGGAGGAATGTGTTTATAA
- the nhaA gene encoding Na+/H+ antiporter NhaA — protein sequence MIKKFLVIEDFISKEALSGIILFIATVAAVIVANSSLGQAYYDLWHMPLGITLGDRTISMNLTYWINDGLMALFFLMVGLEIKREMIIGELSSASKASFPIVAAIGGMVIPALIYVAFNSENPMGFGIPMATDIAFALGILMLLGTKVNPAVKLFLVALAVVDDLGAVLVVATVYTSEIKFEYFLHAGIAYGLIWFLNYSGVKKILPYLILGIFLWVFIHEIGIHATIAGVLLAFAIPISSKIDEKEFIQKTRDSVDDFEKNIDEIPILNHHQTDALESIAYGYDKVQNPLVRLEHNLHGLSAFFIMPLFAFSNAGVLIDFTTVSANLMIVSGVVFGLLIGKPIGIFGFTYLLTKLRIIKKPENISWFEVIAVGFLGGIGFTMSIFITHLAFVDEGIIAAVKLGIFGASFIAAVFGILLILASNRKKYNS from the coding sequence ATGATAAAAAAGTTTTTAGTAATTGAAGATTTTATTTCAAAAGAAGCATTAAGTGGAATTATTCTGTTTATTGCTACTGTTGCAGCTGTTATTGTTGCAAATTCAAGTTTAGGTCAAGCTTACTATGATTTATGGCATATGCCTTTAGGTATAACTTTAGGTGATAGAACTATTTCTATGAACTTAACTTATTGGATAAATGATGGGTTAATGGCTCTATTTTTTCTTATGGTAGGACTTGAAATAAAAAGAGAAATGATAATAGGTGAACTTTCAAGTGCAAGTAAAGCCTCTTTTCCAATCGTTGCTGCAATTGGAGGGATGGTAATCCCAGCTTTGATTTATGTTGCATTTAATAGTGAAAATCCAATGGGATTTGGTATTCCAATGGCAACAGATATTGCATTTGCTTTAGGTATCTTAATGCTTTTAGGAACAAAAGTAAATCCTGCTGTTAAACTATTTTTAGTTGCCCTTGCTGTTGTTGATGACTTAGGTGCTGTTTTAGTAGTTGCAACCGTTTACACAAGTGAAATTAAATTTGAATATTTTTTACATGCAGGAATTGCATATGGACTTATCTGGTTTTTAAATTACAGTGGTGTAAAAAAAATCTTACCATATCTAATTTTAGGAATATTCTTATGGGTATTTATCCATGAAATTGGAATTCATGCGACAATCGCTGGAGTTTTATTAGCTTTTGCTATTCCAATTAGTTCTAAAATAGATGAAAAAGAGTTTATTCAAAAAACAAGAGATTCAGTAGATGATTTTGAAAAAAACATAGATGAAATTCCTATTTTAAATCATCATCAAACAGATGCTTTAGAAAGTATTGCTTATGGATACGATAAAGTTCAAAATCCATTAGTTAGACTTGAGCATAACCTGCATGGTTTATCTGCATTTTTTATTATGCCTTTATTTGCATTTTCAAATGCAGGAGTTTTAATAGACTTCACAACAGTTTCAGCAAATCTAATGATAGTTTCAGGAGTTGTTTTTGGATTATTAATTGGAAAACCAATAGGTATTTTTGGTTTTACTTATCTTTTAACAAAATTAAGAATTATTAAAAAACCTGAAAACATCTCTTGGTTTGAAGTAATTGCAGTTGGTTTCTTAGGTGGTATTGGATTTACAATGTCAATTTTTATCACTCATTTAGCTTTTGTTGATGAAGGAATTATTGCTGCTGTGAAACTTGGAATCTTCGGAGCTTCATTTATAGCTGCTGTATTTGGTATTTTATTAATTTTAGCAAGTAATAGAAAAAAATATAACTCTTAA
- a CDS encoding dicarboxylate/amino acid:cation symporter, producing MLKKLWFKVIVGMILGLILGLFLSPSAFAMVDEKLSFMLAPWIALIGNIFLALIKMIVIPLVVSSIILGIVSAQSVETLKKLGFFIFPYFILTTLVAVFLGIINTTIINPGSYVSKEVISQMSVANTQVAKTIQNISIPDMIVDLIPVSVAKAELAGNILAFVVLAIFVGVALLNLKEEESKPLVDLSKSIQAFSMKIVEWAMKLAPYAVFGLICNITIKIGFQAISSMFMYILTVLFGLILLLCFYLIIVYLSSNMKPFQFLGKIKEVQLMAFSTSSSAAVMPLSINTAETKLNIPPTISKFVIPLGATINMDGTALYQVSAAVFLTQIFGIDLSFFELVILALTTVGASIGTPSTPGVGIVILATILQSIGVPLEGIALILGVDRILDMCRTTINVTGDLTASLFMKRVLGIK from the coding sequence ATGCTAAAGAAATTATGGTTTAAAGTTATTGTTGGAATGATTCTTGGTTTGATTTTAGGTTTATTTTTATCACCAAGTGCATTTGCAATGGTAGATGAAAAGCTTTCTTTTATGTTAGCTCCATGGATAGCTTTGATTGGAAATATTTTTTTAGCATTAATAAAAATGATAGTTATTCCTTTAGTTGTTAGTTCTATAATTTTAGGAATTGTAAGTGCTCAAAGTGTCGAAACTTTAAAAAAATTGGGATTTTTTATTTTCCCTTATTTTATTTTAACTACATTAGTTGCAGTGTTTTTAGGGATAATAAATACAACTATAATTAATCCCGGTTCGTATGTTTCAAAAGAAGTAATATCTCAAATGAGTGTAGCAAATACTCAAGTAGCAAAAACAATACAAAATATATCAATTCCAGATATGATAGTAGATTTAATACCTGTAAGTGTTGCAAAAGCAGAACTTGCAGGAAATATCTTAGCTTTTGTTGTTTTAGCTATTTTTGTTGGAGTTGCTCTTTTAAATCTAAAAGAAGAGGAATCAAAACCTTTGGTTGATTTATCAAAATCAATTCAAGCTTTTTCAATGAAAATAGTAGAATGGGCTATGAAACTAGCTCCTTATGCAGTATTTGGACTTATTTGTAATATAACAATAAAAATAGGTTTTCAAGCAATTTCTTCAATGTTTATGTATATTTTAACTGTACTTTTTGGGTTGATATTACTTTTGTGTTTTTATTTAATTATAGTTTATCTCTCTTCAAATATGAAACCATTTCAATTTTTAGGAAAGATAAAAGAAGTTCAACTTATGGCTTTCTCAACTTCAAGTTCGGCTGCAGTGATGCCACTTTCAATTAATACAGCAGAAACAAAACTAAATATACCTCCAACTATTTCAAAATTTGTAATACCTTTGGGTGCAACTATAAATATGGATGGAACAGCACTTTATCAAGTAAGTGCAGCAGTTTTTTTAACTCAAATTTTTGGAATAGATTTATCTTTTTTTGAATTGGTTATTTTAGCATTGACAACTGTTGGAGCATCAATTGGAACACCAAGTACTCCAGGAGTTGGTATTGTAATACTTGCAACAATTTTACAAAGTATTGGAGTTCCACTTGAAGGAATAGCACTTATTTTAGGAGTCGATAGAATATTAGATATGTGCAGAACTACAATAAATGTAACAGGGGATTTAACAGCTTCTTTATTTATGAAAAGAGTTTTAGGTATTAAATAA
- a CDS encoding Fur family transcriptional regulator: MNILDNLTNITNIKLTSARKSILELLVNSNKPLSYEDMKDYISMDKATFYRNITIFEEENLISSFESNDKKRYFEIKKNQHSHFICSECSKIECIHEKLDFVMPGYKIENIIIKGICKNCMEGKE; the protein is encoded by the coding sequence ATGAATATATTAGATAATTTAACAAACATTACAAATATCAAGCTTACAAGTGCTAGAAAATCTATTTTAGAACTTTTAGTAAATTCAAATAAACCTTTATCTTACGAAGATATGAAAGATTATATTTCTATGGATAAAGCAACCTTTTATAGAAATATTACTATTTTCGAAGAGGAAAATTTGATAAGTTCTTTTGAATCAAATGATAAAAAAAGATACTTCGAAATTAAAAAAAATCAACACTCTCACTTTATTTGTTCAGAGTGCTCGAAAATTGAGTGTATTCATGAAAAATTAGATTTTGTTATGCCTGGATATAAAATTGAAAATATTATTATCAAAGGTATATGCAAAAATTGTATGGAAGGAAAAGAATGA
- the pyrC gene encoding dihydroorotase, producing MERFIINSALDMHLHLRDDEMLKLVASKTSKDFVGALVMPNLVPPITTKEALLSYKKRIKEACKDDDFNPYLTIFFQVDYTYSFLEDIKDEIIAVKLYPFGVTTNSQTGVSSMDVEILRPTLEAMSKLGIPLCVHGETKGFVMDREKEFLPIYESLAINFPNLKIIMEHISTKEAVTLLDKYENLYATVTIHHLLLTLDDVAGGGLNPHLFCKPIVKRYEDRDALLKVVLDAHPKIMFGSDSAPHPKNNKEAADGAAGIFSSPIALQVLTELFEKHEKLDNLNNFVSLNAQRIYNLMPIKKEVNLIKKDFIVPEIYSNETEQVVPMFAGKTLRWSIE from the coding sequence ATGGAAAGATTTATTATAAATTCTGCTTTAGATATGCATCTTCATTTAAGAGATGATGAGATGTTAAAACTTGTAGCTTCTAAAACATCAAAAGATTTTGTAGGAGCACTTGTAATGCCAAATCTTGTTCCTCCAATTACTACAAAAGAAGCTCTTTTATCATATAAAAAAAGAATAAAAGAAGCTTGTAAAGATGATGATTTTAATCCTTATCTTACGATATTTTTTCAAGTAGATTATACATATTCATTTTTAGAAGATATAAAAGATGAGATAATTGCAGTAAAACTTTATCCTTTTGGTGTTACAACAAATTCCCAAACTGGTGTATCTTCAATGGATGTTGAAATTTTAAGACCAACTCTTGAAGCAATGAGTAAATTAGGCATACCTTTGTGTGTACATGGAGAAACAAAAGGTTTTGTAATGGATAGGGAAAAAGAGTTTTTACCTATTTATGAATCTTTAGCAATAAATTTCCCAAATCTTAAAATAATTATGGAACATATCTCAACTAAAGAAGCAGTAACTTTACTGGATAAATATGAAAACTTATATGCAACAGTTACAATTCATCATCTTCTTTTAACCCTTGATGATGTTGCTGGTGGAGGATTAAATCCACATTTGTTTTGTAAACCTATAGTTAAAAGATATGAAGATAGAGATGCTTTATTAAAAGTTGTATTAGACGCTCATCCTAAAATAATGTTTGGTTCAGATTCTGCACCACATCCAAAAAATAACAAAGAAGCAGCAGATGGTGCAGCAGGTATTTTCTCTTCACCAATAGCACTACAAGTTTTAACAGAATTATTTGAAAAGCATGAAAAATTAGACAATCTAAATAATTTTGTAAGTTTAAATGCACAAAGAATTTATAATCTAATGCCTATTAAAAAAGAAGTTAATTTAATCAAAAAAGATTTTATAGTTCCTGAAATTTATAGTAATGAAACTGAACAAGTAGTTCCAATGTTTGCTGGTAAAACTTTGCGTTGGAGTATTGAATAA
- a CDS encoding GNAT family N-acetyltransferase: protein MIKQAQKDNITNISTLIFDAIHNIANTLTGENEEKQILKTLDFYITMDINRLSYNNIYTYEIENQIVGLLLAYNSNNIKKLDSPILEHLKTKNIYLDSFEKECFEDEFYIDTVSVNPNFQGQGIAKKLFVYIEEKAKELGFEKVSLLVDFENPKALALYEKIGFKKNTILEVANHNYHHMIKMV, encoded by the coding sequence ATGATAAAACAAGCACAAAAAGATAATATTACAAATATTTCAACTCTTATTTTTGATGCAATTCATAATATTGCAAATACACTAACTGGTGAAAATGAAGAAAAACAAATACTAAAAACTTTAGATTTTTATATAACAATGGATATAAATAGATTAAGTTATAACAATATATACACTTATGAAATAGAAAATCAAATAGTAGGATTATTACTTGCTTACAATTCAAATAATATAAAAAAATTAGATAGCCCAATCTTAGAACATCTAAAAACTAAAAATATTTATTTAGATTCATTTGAAAAAGAGTGTTTTGAAGATGAGTTTTATATAGATACAGTTAGTGTTAATCCAAACTTTCAAGGACAAGGAATAGCAAAAAAACTTTTTGTTTATATAGAAGAAAAAGCAAAAGAGTTAGGTTTTGAAAAAGTTTCTTTACTTGTTGATTTTGAAAATCCAAAAGCTTTAGCTTTATATGAAAAAATAGGATTTAAAAAGAACACTATCTTAGAAGTGGCAAACCATAATTATCATCATATGATAAAAATGGTTTGA
- a CDS encoding 6-pyruvoyl trahydropterin synthase family protein, whose product MIIRKKFKFEGAHIVRNCSTNRCKKSIHGHSYIVEVFFTSNKLDNGYMILDFGLTKKHIENIIDSFDHAYSMWSEEKEEFKNFFKTNSERWIEMPVSPSAESYSLMFLKFIDHILKHTTFSNAEGDVLVTSVRVHETKTGYAEAFREDMELIELDIKKVVFSKEVINEWKEKDELIKILSF is encoded by the coding sequence ATGATTATAAGAAAAAAATTTAAATTTGAAGGTGCTCATATAGTGAGAAACTGCTCTACAAATAGATGTAAAAAGTCAATTCATGGACACTCTTATATTGTTGAAGTATTTTTTACTTCAAATAAGTTGGATAATGGATATATGATTTTAGATTTTGGTTTAACAAAAAAACATATTGAAAATATTATAGACTCTTTTGACCATGCTTATTCAATGTGGAGTGAAGAAAAAGAAGAGTTTAAAAACTTTTTTAAAACTAATAGTGAACGTTGGATAGAAATGCCAGTATCACCAAGTGCTGAATCTTATAGTTTAATGTTCTTAAAGTTTATTGACCATATTCTAAAACACACAACTTTTTCAAATGCAGAAGGGGATGTTTTAGTAACATCCGTGAGAGTGCATGAAACTAAAACAGGCTATGCAGAAGCTTTTAGAGAAGATATGGAGTTAATTGAATTAGACATCAAAAAAGTAGTATTTTCTAAGGAAGTTATAAATGAATGGAAAGAAAAAGATGAATTGATTAAAATTTTATCTTTTTAA
- a CDS encoding AraC family transcriptional regulator has translation MKDLLEELKNLVLKESLIEGINTTNIPSMIIFKSSNITKELQTVYEPSLFVILQGAKIVTIGKKVITYDNSSFLISSTYLPISGRIVKASENEPFLSFKISFTLEEIFEAIKEFSITLDKNKSSLALCSYKINEELLDTVFRLFKLSKKGKDIETLLKMYKKELLYHLLITNKTIELLQLSFIEGNAYKISKAISFMNKDLYESLSVEEIAKRVNMSVSNFFKYFKTFTALTPLQYRKIQKLQEARRLMITQNMDISGAAFQVGYLSNSQFSREYTSYFGINPSLDIKNIKKSGIALFNT, from the coding sequence ATGAAAGATTTACTTGAAGAGTTAAAAAACTTAGTTTTAAAAGAGAGTTTGATTGAGGGAATTAATACTACAAATATTCCTTCAATGATAATTTTCAAATCTTCAAATATAACAAAAGAGTTGCAAACAGTTTATGAACCATCACTATTTGTAATTTTACAAGGAGCGAAGATTGTAACTATTGGAAAAAAAGTTATAACTTATGATAACTCCTCTTTTTTAATCTCATCTACATATCTTCCTATTTCAGGAAGAATAGTAAAAGCTTCAGAAAATGAACCCTTTTTATCTTTTAAAATCTCTTTTACTTTAGAAGAGATTTTTGAAGCAATAAAAGAGTTTTCTATTACTTTAGATAAAAATAAAAGCTCTTTAGCCCTTTGCTCATATAAAATAAATGAAGAATTATTGGATACAGTTTTTAGACTTTTTAAACTTTCTAAAAAAGGAAAAGATATAGAAACTCTTTTAAAAATGTATAAAAAAGAGTTACTTTACCATTTACTTATCACTAATAAAACTATTGAACTTTTACAACTTAGTTTTATTGAAGGAAATGCTTATAAAATTTCAAAAGCTATCTCTTTTATGAATAAAGATTTATATGAATCTTTAAGTGTAGAAGAGATTGCAAAAAGAGTAAATATGAGTGTTTCTAACTTTTTTAAATATTTTAAAACTTTTACAGCATTAACTCCTTTGCAATATAGAAAAATACAAAAACTTCAAGAAGCAAGAAGATTGATGATTACACAAAATATGGATATTTCAGGAGCTGCTTTTCAAGTTGGTTATCTAAGTAACTCCCAATTTAGTAGAGAATATACCTCTTATTTTGGTATAAATCCTAGTTTAGATATAAAAAATATTAAAAAAAGTGGTATTGCCTTATTTAATACATAG
- a CDS encoding metal ABC transporter solute-binding protein, Zn/Mn family, which translates to MKRIIFLFIALGSFLYASKPELTVNILPQKYFVQKIVKDKYEINVMVKPGASPHNYEPKPSQMKSLVVSKAYFLIGDSFEKVWLEKLKQSAKNTLFVDTTIGIEKIEMAKHEHHDEEANHEAKHEHEHEAKHDDHDEDEHEEHGHDHTGLDPHIWLDPILVKIQAKNIYEAMVKIDSANSDFYKTNYEEFLKELDTLDADIKNILAPYKDKAFMVFHPSWGYFAKRYEIEEISIEIEGKEPKPNELVELIEEAKKHNIKIVFVSPQFSQKSAQTISKNIGANVVAIDPLSENWSKDLLKTANEIANSYK; encoded by the coding sequence TTGAAAAGAATTATATTTTTATTCATTGCTTTAGGTTCATTTTTATATGCCTCAAAGCCAGAATTAACTGTAAATATTTTACCTCAAAAATATTTTGTTCAAAAAATTGTAAAAGATAAATATGAGATAAATGTAATGGTTAAACCAGGAGCTTCTCCTCATAATTATGAACCAAAACCATCTCAAATGAAATCTTTAGTTGTTTCAAAAGCATATTTTTTAATTGGAGATTCTTTTGAAAAAGTTTGGTTAGAAAAATTAAAACAAAGTGCAAAAAATACTCTATTTGTTGATACAACAATTGGAATTGAAAAAATAGAAATGGCAAAACATGAACATCACGATGAAGAAGCTAATCATGAAGCAAAACATGAACACGAACATGAAGCGAAACATGATGACCATGACGAAGATGAGCATGAAGAACATGGACATGACCATACTGGATTAGATCCACATATTTGGTTAGATCCAATTTTAGTAAAAATTCAAGCAAAAAATATTTATGAAGCAATGGTAAAAATTGATTCAGCAAATAGTGATTTTTATAAAACAAATTATGAAGAGTTTTTAAAAGAACTTGATACTTTAGATGCTGATATTAAAAATATTTTAGCTCCATATAAAGACAAAGCATTTATGGTATTCCATCCTTCTTGGGGATATTTTGCAAAAAGATATGAAATTGAAGAAATCTCTATTGAAATTGAAGGAAAAGAGCCAAAACCAAATGAATTAGTTGAGTTAATAGAAGAAGCTAAAAAACATAACATAAAAATAGTTTTTGTTTCTCCACAATTTTCTCAAAAAAGTGCACAAACAATCTCTAAAAATATTGGAGCAAATGTTGTAGCAATTGACCCTTTATCTGAAAACTGGTCAAAAGATTTATTAAAAACGGCAAATGAAATAGCTAATAGTTATAAATGA
- a CDS encoding DUF1007 family protein translates to MIRYFIIFLLFKSILFGCSLCSIYSPRTHVSTQIKADKEYIKTLKVNWNFAKEFQEELFKIYDLNLDGKFEEKELALIQQSLIDYIEPKNFLTTISYDNKIDKKPLPFKVKNYKLTYKNSILNFEYNIDLNYKIYDKNILTIKIFDDMSYFLIVFEDMKQLFYIPYKISKQTNTNEVIFTINAPSLAEQKIEEKVLLPKVEEIKNEKKEEIIQVKNEQIKNENILDKFVLNIKKYLVDIENGDKFALIFLLMASFLYGAIHALGPGHGKALAFSYFSSQKSSYFEAFVISLVTAFVHIIGALILVLFSVFVLESVLNRFMEDSISYVTAFCAVIIMLLALYILYRKLTKKSCSCCSCSVPLETTKFSLNPQNINFVKTSHNRPIIDTKRSKKQDLIFVLTAGIIPCPGTVLLFVYAFLLKTYFAVILASISISLGMATVIFASSFLGVTLNKVSNKSQIFANILEIAAPIFMFILALFLLLNSKVF, encoded by the coding sequence ATGATTAGATATTTTATAATATTTTTGTTATTTAAGAGTATCCTATTTGGATGCTCTTTATGTTCTATTTATAGTCCAAGAACTCATGTATCTACTCAAATAAAAGCTGATAAAGAGTATATAAAAACTTTAAAAGTAAATTGGAATTTTGCAAAAGAGTTTCAAGAAGAGTTATTTAAAATTTATGATTTGAATTTAGATGGAAAATTTGAAGAAAAAGAATTAGCTTTAATTCAACAATCTTTGATTGATTATATAGAACCAAAAAATTTCTTAACTACAATCTCTTATGATAATAAAATAGATAAAAAACCTTTACCTTTTAAAGTAAAAAATTACAAATTAACTTACAAAAATTCCATTTTAAATTTTGAATATAATATTGATTTAAATTATAAAATTTATGATAAAAACATCTTAACAATAAAAATTTTTGATGATATGAGTTATTTTTTGATTGTTTTTGAAGATATGAAACAATTATTTTATATACCTTATAAAATATCAAAACAGACAAATACAAATGAAGTTATTTTTACTATAAATGCTCCATCTTTAGCTGAACAAAAAATAGAAGAAAAAGTATTACTTCCTAAAGTTGAAGAAATTAAAAATGAAAAAAAAGAAGAAATAATACAAGTTAAAAATGAGCAAATAAAAAATGAAAATATTTTAGATAAATTTGTTTTAAATATAAAAAAATATTTAGTTGATATAGAAAATGGTGACAAATTTGCTTTGATATTTTTACTTATGGCTTCATTTTTATATGGAGCAATTCACGCTTTAGGTCCAGGTCATGGAAAAGCTTTGGCTTTCTCATATTTTTCTTCACAAAAAAGTTCTTATTTTGAAGCTTTTGTTATTTCATTGGTTACTGCTTTTGTTCATATTATTGGAGCTTTGATTTTAGTTTTATTTTCTGTTTTTGTGCTTGAAAGTGTTTTAAATAGATTTATGGAAGATTCTATTTCATATGTAACAGCATTTTGTGCAGTTATTATAATGCTTTTAGCTTTATATATTTTATATAGAAAATTAACTAAAAAATCATGTTCTTGTTGTTCTTGTAGTGTGCCTTTAGAAACTACAAAGTTTTCACTAAATCCACAAAATATAAATTTTGTAAAAACAAGTCATAATAGACCAATAATAGATACAAAAAGAAGTAAAAAACAAGATTTGATTTTTGTTTTAACAGCTGGAATAATACCTTGTCCTGGAACAGTTTTGCTTTTTGTTTATGCTTTTTTATTAAAAACATATTTTGCAGTAATTTTGGCAAGTATAAGCATAAGTCTTGGAATGGCAACAGTGATTTTTGCTTCATCTTTTTTAGGAGTAACTCTTAATAAAGTATCAAATAAATCACAAATATTTGCAAATATTTTAGAAATAGCTGCTCCAATTTTTATGTTTATTTTAGCTTTATTTTTACTTTTAAATTCTAAAGTTTTTTAA